AAAGCCAGGAGCAAACGCAACAAAGCTACAGAATCAGCTCCACCGCTTAATGCTACAAGTATCTTGTCTTTCTGGGAGAAGAGCTTGTTACGGTTGATGAATTGTGTTATCTTCTGCATGTTCATGATGCAAAGATACGATAAGTTTCTTTTTTTCCATTGATTTATTGAAGCAAATACAGGCTTTGATGTTCTCTTATTTAAAAACATTCTAAATTGTTTGTGACGTGTGGCCATAAACGTTATCTTTGTACCCAAAATAACAAAGAAAGGCAGAGACTATGCGTTTGTCCGAGTTGAAGACCGGTGAAAAAGGGGTAATCGTAAAAGTGTTGGGACACGGCGGTTTCCGTAAGCGGATTGTGGAAATGGGATTTATAAAAGGAAAGACGGTAGAAGTTTTGCTGAATGCCCCATTGAAAGATCCGATTAAATACAAAGTGATGGGGTATGACATTTCCTTGCGGAGACAGGAAGCCGAGATGATAGAGATTATCGGTGAGCAAGAAGTAGGGGAACGGCAGATACAGCCTGATTTTCATAAAGGTCTGAGTGAAGATATTCATTTGGATGAAGAATGTCTGAAGCGCCTCGCTCTTGGCAAGCGCCGCACCATAAACGTGGCTTTAGTAGGAAATCCCAATTGCGGTAAGACATCTCTTTTTAATATCGCTTCCGGGTCGCATGAGCATGTAGGAAACTATAGTGGCGTGACTGTAGATGCTAAAGAAGGATATTTTGATTTTCAAGGATATCATTTTCGCATCGTTGATCTTCCCGGTACTTATTCTCTTTCAGCCTATTCGCCTGAAGAAATATATGTCCGTCGGCATATTATTAATGAGACACCTGATATTATTGTTAATGTAGTGGATTCTTCCAATTTGGAGCGTAATCTTTATCTTACGACACAATTGATAGATATGAATGTGCGTATGGTAATTGCACTTAATATGTACGATGAATTGGAAGCCAGTGGCAATACACTCGATTATATGAAGTTGGGACAACTTTTCGGCGTTCCGATGCTTCCTACTGTCAGTCGTTCAGGAAAGGGCATTGAGCAATTGTTCCATCTCATCATTAATATCTATGAGGGGGGAGATTTCCTTGATAAAAAAGGTAAGATACATGCCGATATTTTGAATGATTTGCGTAATTGGCATGAGGAGCACGTTTCTGATCATGGATTCGGTAGCCACAAGGAGGAAGGTGAACGTCCGCATGGTTTCTATCGCCACATTCATATTAACCATGGTCCGGAATTGGAACGGAGTATTGAAGAGGTGAAGCATGTTATCAGTACCAATGAAAATATCCGTCATAAATATTCTACGCGTTTTTTGGCTATCAAATTATTGGAGAATGATAACGACTTGGAAAGAATTGTTCGGGAGCTTCCCAATGGTAAGGAAATACTTGAGGTACGTGACCGGGAAGAACAACGCATTCGTGATGTGGTCAATGAGGAGAGTGAACAGGCGATAACCGATGCTAAATATGGTTTTATTGCCGGTGCATTGCGTGAGACTTATGTGGATAACCACGAGGATACATCGCGTGCTACTCATATCATAGATTCGATTGTGACTCATCGTGTCTGGGGATACCCTATTTTTTTCCTGTTTTTATATCTGATGTTTGAAGGAACCTTTGTGTTGGGAGACTATCCTATGCAGGGTATTGAGTGGATGGTTGGGATTTTAGGCGACCTGATACGCAATAATATGGGTGAAGGACCTCTGAAAGATCTGTTGATAGATGGGATTATCGGTGGTGTGGGAGGTGTCATTGTTTTTCTTCCGAATATTCTTTTGCTTTATTTCTTCATTTCCTTGATGGAAGATTCCGGTTATATGGCACGTGCCGCTTTTATTATGGATAAGATTATGCACAAGATGGGTTTGCATGGAAAATCTTTCATTCCATTGATTATGGGATTCGGCTGCAATGTTCCGGCAATCATGGCTTCACGTACTATTGAAAATCGTAAGAGTCGTTTGGTTACCATGCTTATTAATCCTTTGATGTCATGCAGTGCTCGGCTGCCTATTTATTTATTGTTGGTAGGAGCTTTTTTTCCTAATAATGCCAGCCTTGTATTGTTACTGATTTATGTTACCGGTATATTGTTGGCGGTGGTTATGGCGCGTCTTTTCTGTCGTTTCCTGGTGAAAGGAGACGACACCCCGTTTGTTATGGAGCTTCCGCCTTATCGCATGCCGACAACAAAAACTATTTTTCGTCATACTTGGGAGAAAGGGGCGCAGTATCTACGTAAGATGGGGGGGATTATTATGGTCGCCTCCATCGTGATATGGGCTTTAGGATATTATCCTGATCATAATGCCTACAAAAGTGTAACGGAACAACAGGAAAATTCTTATATCGGACGGATTGGCAAAGCGATGGAACCGATTATTGCGCCTTTGGGATTTGATTGGAAGCTGGGCATTGGCATTCTCTCAGGTGTAGGTGCTAAAGAATTAGTGGTGAGTACTTTGGGGGTACTGTATGCTGATGATGCTGATGCAGACGCTGTAAGTTTGGGGGAGCGCATTCCGATTACGCCTTTAGTTGCTTTCGGTTACATGATATTTGTACTGATATACTTTCCATGTATTGCTACGTTGGCAGCTATCAAATCGGAGTCAGGTAGCTGGAAATGGGCTTGGTTTGCGGCATTTTATACCACAGTCTTGGCATGGGGTATATCTTTTGTTATTTATCAGATAGGAGGTTTGTTTGTATGAATAATTGGCAGGAATGGGTAGTAGCTCTATTATTATTGTTTTGTTCCATACGGATTGGCATGAATATCTATTCTTTTTTTCATCGGATCAAAGAAAATTCCAATCCGTGTAATGGTTGTACAAATGGCTGTGAATTAAAGAAGTTGTATGATGAAAAGCATGGTGGATGCAGTTGTACAGGGAAAAAAAAGAAGAAAAGTTGCTGTGGATAGTTTGGTAGTTTCAAAAAATGTACTACCTTTGCATCCGCAATCAAGAGAAAACAATTGGTACCTTGGATGAGTGGCTTAGTCAGCGGTCTGCAAAACCGTGTACGGCAGTTCGAATCTGCCAGGTACCTCGCAGCATAAAAGCTTCGGTCAGCAATGGTCGGAGCTTTTTCAATTTATATGCATTATTAAGACTGAATAAGATGAAAAAAGTAAAAATGTTGTTTTTCTGCCTGTTTATGGTCTGTTTTGTGGCAGGCAGGGCACAGGATGTTGCGGCTGATGATACCGGTTACATAGTGAAAGTGGGGGATGTGGCTCCCGATTTTACGGTACGGTTGACGGATGGAAAGAGTGTCACTTTGTCGGAACTTCGTGGCAAAGTGGTGATGTTGCAGTTTACAGCGAGTTGGTGTGGCGTGTGCCGCAAGGAAATGCCTTTCATAGAAAGGGATATCTGGTCGAAACATAAGTCCGATCCGGAATTTATATTGATCGGTATTGATCGTGATGAACCTTTGGATAAAGTGATTGCTTTCGGCAAGTCAATAGGGATTACTTACCCTTTGGGATTAGATCCCGGTGCGGATATTTTTGCCAATTATGCGTTTCGTCAGGCAGGAATTACTCGTAATGTATTGATTGATAGGGAAGGGCGTATCGTGATGTTGACGCGTTTATACAATCCGGAAGAGTTTTCCTCTTTGGTGGCAAAGATTGATGAGATGCTTTCCATGTAATCCATATTTGTTTTATTGGAAAGATAATCTGGCGAGATAATCATAGTGCTTGCCCTCTTTGATGAGTTCTGTTTTGAAGCCGTTTTCTGCTGCATAATGGCTGAGAGTCTCGAAGTCGATGTACAACCAGTCGAATGAATCTCCTTGTATGTCTTTGTATTGCATCCGAAAATCTATTTCACCATAATAATCTCCGGCAAGGTCTATTACAATACTTCCGTCTTCTTCTTCAAACAGATACCTTAGGTCACTGGAGTCCATGAGTATGCAACCATCAGGGTGGAGCAATAGCTTCATTTTCAGAAAGAATTCCGGCAGATTTTCTAATTTTCCGATAATACCCGAACCGTTCATCAGCATCAGGATGGTGTCATACGAATTGCAAAAGCACTTGTCAAATAAGTTGGTTTGTGTAACAGTGTGTACTCCACGTTGTTGCATCACTTCTACGGAAAGCGGAGAGATGTCTATGGCATGTACGTTTTTTCCGGCTTCTTGCAAAGCCAGACTGTGACATCCACTTCCTGCGCCTACATCCAGAATCTTGCCACTTGCCATCTCCAGAGCTGTGCGTTCCAGTATTGGCATTTGTTTCTCTGTACGGAATAATTCTTTTACAGGGATTTCATCTTCATCGAACAGCGAGGAAAATACACGTAAGCGTCCGGCCTTGTGGTGTTTGTGATAATCGGCTATGGCTGCGCCCATCGGATCTTTGCCGGCGGACAGGAGATTGGTATTGATCATTGTTTTTATTTCTTATGCCTGTTGGCACGTTTACGGCGGATATCTGCTTTCATTTTTGCTGCACCGGAACCATGCAGTCCGGTAATATAAGTTTTCTTTTTGGCTTTGGTTTTTACTTTGTTTTCTTCTTTGGGCTTGTCTTTCTTGCCTTTGAAAACAATACCGCCCATCATTGCTTCTTCTATACTCATGATGCTGTTATTTTGGGGTGTTTATACTCAATGGAGAATTAAAATAGGGGAAAATATCATTTTACCGGAAGTACTTCAATCCAATAATCATCAGGATCGTTGATGAAATACAACCCCATTGCTGTGTTTTCGAAGCATACCCAGCCGTTTTCCTTGTGATACTGGCGTATGGCATCATAGTCACCGGTCACACGGAAACAAAGGTGGCTTTCATTTTCTCCGAGTTCATAGGCTTGCGGATGTTCTTTCAGGCAAGTCAGTTCCAACAGAAAACCTGTGCTTCCATCTGTGAGATACACCAAAGTGAAAGAGCCGTCAGACGACTCTTTCCTGTGATGCTCTTTCAGTCCTAATGCCTTTTCATAGAATGCGATGCTACGTTCCAGGTTGGTGACATTGATATTGAAGTGATCGAATTTACTTTTTATTTCCATTTC
Above is a window of Bacteroides helcogenes P 36-108 DNA encoding:
- the feoB gene encoding ferrous iron transport protein B yields the protein MRLSELKTGEKGVIVKVLGHGGFRKRIVEMGFIKGKTVEVLLNAPLKDPIKYKVMGYDISLRRQEAEMIEIIGEQEVGERQIQPDFHKGLSEDIHLDEECLKRLALGKRRTINVALVGNPNCGKTSLFNIASGSHEHVGNYSGVTVDAKEGYFDFQGYHFRIVDLPGTYSLSAYSPEEIYVRRHIINETPDIIVNVVDSSNLERNLYLTTQLIDMNVRMVIALNMYDELEASGNTLDYMKLGQLFGVPMLPTVSRSGKGIEQLFHLIINIYEGGDFLDKKGKIHADILNDLRNWHEEHVSDHGFGSHKEEGERPHGFYRHIHINHGPELERSIEEVKHVISTNENIRHKYSTRFLAIKLLENDNDLERIVRELPNGKEILEVRDREEQRIRDVVNEESEQAITDAKYGFIAGALRETYVDNHEDTSRATHIIDSIVTHRVWGYPIFFLFLYLMFEGTFVLGDYPMQGIEWMVGILGDLIRNNMGEGPLKDLLIDGIIGGVGGVIVFLPNILLLYFFISLMEDSGYMARAAFIMDKIMHKMGLHGKSFIPLIMGFGCNVPAIMASRTIENRKSRLVTMLINPLMSCSARLPIYLLLVGAFFPNNASLVLLLIYVTGILLAVVMARLFCRFLVKGDDTPFVMELPPYRMPTTKTIFRHTWEKGAQYLRKMGGIIMVASIVIWALGYYPDHNAYKSVTEQQENSYIGRIGKAMEPIIAPLGFDWKLGIGILSGVGAKELVVSTLGVLYADDADADAVSLGERIPITPLVAFGYMIFVLIYFPCIATLAAIKSESGSWKWAWFAAFYTTVLAWGISFVIYQIGGLFV
- a CDS encoding TlpA family protein disulfide reductase, whose amino-acid sequence is MKKVKMLFFCLFMVCFVAGRAQDVAADDTGYIVKVGDVAPDFTVRLTDGKSVTLSELRGKVVMLQFTASWCGVCRKEMPFIERDIWSKHKSDPEFILIGIDRDEPLDKVIAFGKSIGITYPLGLDPGADIFANYAFRQAGITRNVLIDREGRIVMLTRLYNPEEFSSLVAKIDEMLSM
- a CDS encoding class I SAM-dependent methyltransferase, translated to MNTNLLSAGKDPMGAAIADYHKHHKAGRLRVFSSLFDEDEIPVKELFRTEKQMPILERTALEMASGKILDVGAGSGCHSLALQEAGKNVHAIDISPLSVEVMQQRGVHTVTQTNLFDKCFCNSYDTILMLMNGSGIIGKLENLPEFFLKMKLLLHPDGCILMDSSDLRYLFEEEDGSIVIDLAGDYYGEIDFRMQYKDIQGDSFDWLYIDFETLSHYAAENGFKTELIKEGKHYDYLARLSFQ
- a CDS encoding VOC family protein gives rise to the protein MEIKSKFDHFNINVTNLERSIAFYEKALGLKEHHRKESSDGSFTLVYLTDGSTGFLLELTCLKEHPQAYELGENESHLCFRVTGDYDAIRQYHKENGWVCFENTAMGLYFINDPDDYWIEVLPVK